The Setaria viridis chromosome 6, Setaria_viridis_v4.0, whole genome shotgun sequence genome includes the window AACGCATGGGAACTTGTAAACTGAGAAAATGTCACCAGTAAAGCATATCAGCACCCTAGCTGTGCGGATTCTAACTTGAATGTTGAACCAATTCAGTGATAACGAAGGCATTTTTATTGTGTTTTCAGTTTTGGGCTTTACTGGTTTAGGCAGTTCGCTGATGAGGCTGCCAAGGGTTCTAGGTCAATTAGCTgcaggggaggagaggatggaAACAAGCACCCTGGATTAGGTCGACCATTGAAGAAATGGCAGAGGGGCTACCACAAGTGACCTGGGCAGCCATCCAGAGTTGACAGACGACgtccacaaaaaaaaaggagttgaCAGACCACTGCAAGCTCTTTACCAGTGGCGTGCTAGGAGGGAGGGAGTGAAGGGTTTGGATAAGAAGTTATCAGCCTTTACCCAATTGTAGAAGTCTGGCACCGAGTAAATTAGCAATCTGAAACTGTCAGATCACCTTTCTTCGCTGCTTAATACCAACAGTGCTTTGTATGTTGCTATACTGAAAGCTGAGTTAAAGTGCCCCACTCACGGAATAAGCTCAAAGGTTAGCATCTACCTTACATTTTGACCCGTGAACACAATCCTCTCTTTTATTTTGCAGATAAATTTGATCATGTTAATCATGATCAAACCTTAAGATTGCCAGCTCAGTACGAAATATGTGCATGAATTGAAAGTAATGCTCAACTTCATGCGTAACATGTGCTCTAATAGCATGTTTTCAAGCTAACCGTTCGCAAATGATTCCATTGTTTAGTAGCAAGATTAATTGATAACCTTTCTAAATTATTAGTGTTTACATATTGGTAGAGTAAACACTATGATCCCTAATCATCCCTCTTTTTAGGAATGATAGTATTATGAATAAATGTCATGCATACAAATCGAAGTATCGCATTGCATTCTGATAACCTGTTCTATTGGAAAAGTATTTTCGATCACAAAAATTAAATTGGAACATGCATGATTTCAAGCCAGGTGCTATTTTACTGTGGTTGACTTAACTAAAGCTTATTTCACAGTTAGCAAATAAGTGTTTCCATTCATCTTCAACAAAACAGGTAAACCACCAAACATTAATAACAGGCATAATAGGTCTACTGCTCCCATCATACTTGTTCCATAGGCAGCCAGATACTAGGCAAAACTTTGGCATGCCAGATTTCTAATATTGAATATTTGTTCTTCAAAAGGAGTACTAGTAAAGTCATGCAGAGGCAATCTCTAAATTCACAAGGAATCAGCAGAACTTACAGCAGAAACGCCAGCATTCTGCACATAAGCAACATCATCCGGGGTAAACAGACCAGATTCACCAACAACCTGAAAGGCAAAAATGGAATAGGGAAACAGTTGGCAAGGTTAAGATTATTAAACCTAATAGCCTTACTCTACAAATAAAGAATTAAAGAGCAAGCTAGAAAAATGCCCTATCCATATGCAATATCACTACAACAGTAATacttttttctcgaacacgcaggagagctgcgtatcaacATATTAAGTAGAAAAGGGGGATATGAAACCCCAAAGTAACAAGACAGGTTTGATGGGAAATCTGTACAGAAACCCAAAAACTACAACAGTAATAGTGAACATAACTTAACATAGCTACTTAAGATAACTTGTGTAGGTTTCAGTTTCATAATCTGTTCTGCTTCCCTTTTGCTATAAAGAAACTTATTTTCATGTTTGTTAAAACAGTAGTGGCAGGAAACATGTTTAACACATAACACATTGAAAAATAAGGTATTTTAGTGCCTTCACATTTCTGAATAAGCATCACTGTTGTAACTTATCAGGTTTTCCATCCAGCAACGCCCTCCCTCAAAACTAATTGTGCATATTTTAACATGCATGCAGAACAAGAAGACATTCAATATGCTCAGGCTGCCCCCAAACCATTATTTCTCAGAACTCATTCTATGCATGCATGTAAAATATACAAAGTAAAAAACTAGATATTATTAGGGGTACATAAAGAACAATTTTTTTAATTGAAAGAAGTACTCCCCACTTATGTATAGACTATTAAAAATATGTGCTCTGTAACCCTGGGCCAAGGGAGCATAGTACATATAAGGAACTAGGAACTGACGAGAGTATTTTAATAAATCAATTCTGCACCCAAGATCATAGATATTACCAAAATTCCCTTCTCCCTGATGCTATCCCCATGCTTCTCGAGCAACATCTTGGTGTTTGAAGTATCAACAACAAATGTCTCTGCAGTGTAAATAATTTCCAAGCaaaaatatagattaattagtaAAAAGGTTTAAAGAAAACACAAGTTGAAAGCATTGGTACTATGTGGAATAAAAAACGTTAAACTTGAAAAGATGACAAGATGTCTATAGAAAAAAGGATCAAGCACCAGAAGAACACCATACCAAGGCTGCGATTATTGATGCCAATAAGCTTAACTCCATTTATCTTCAGTACACGCTCCATCTCTATTTCATCATGAACCTTGAGCATAAACCCCACCAGAATATTGAAATTAAGTTCACAGACTATTTAAGTTAATCACACTGAAGTTCCTATTCATACATAAGCTAAAAACTTAACAATGAATACATAAAACATAATATAAACGCAGCATACAATCCAAGAGGAAATTGCAAGGAGCTCCACAATATTTCCTTATGAACATGCACATGAGAAAATTCCATTAACATTTTTGACAAATTACTTGTTCAGtattttgaaagaaaaatacaCACAGAATGATGGTCCTGGTATAGTCAAGTTCATATAGAAGCATAAAAAATTACTATTGTCTATCATGCAAAGTAAATTATGACTTCCCACTAAAAAGAAGAATATTAAACTTTGTCATCAATGAAGCCAGTTTGTAATTAATGGGCAGGTACGAAGAAATGAATTGTATAATATAACGAACCTCAATAAGAGCTGTCATTCCCAACTCTTTGCAAATCCGAAGAAAGTACTTTATATCAAGATCAGGTAGCACAGCCGCAATTAGCAGAATTGCATCGGCACCCTTTGATCGAGCGTTATAGATTTGCCACTTATCAATGACAAACTCTTTGCAGAGAAGAGGGCACTGAATTCACAATAGAAATATGTGCATCTTGAGAACAATTGGTAACTCATAATCATCCTCAAATTTAAAGAAGACTTAAATGTATCAGTACCTTCACTCCTGAGGCGCGCACTTTCTCAAGATTCTCAAAGCTTCCCTGTACAGCAGAAGAAAATTGAAAGAATCCTGTAGACACAGCTTCTATGATCCCCATAAACACAAAATCAATTGAAATATACCTGAAAGTACTTCTCATCCGTCAAGATGCTCAAACATGCAGCTCCATTCTTCTCATAAGCTTTAGCAATTTCAACCTGCAAAAGGAAATTGCATATTAGTTACATAACCAGCCATTGAAATTAACTTGAGGTTTGACAGCAATCAACTCCAGAACATACAGGATTAAAATTCTCCCTGAGCACACCCCTACTCGGGGATGCTTTCTTGACCTCAGCAATCAGTGCGGGCACCCCATTACGCTTATAGGCGGCTTCTAAAGCGCCATAGAATTCTCTTGAAGGAGGGGCCTTCGCTGCAGCCTCGATCAGCTCCTTCAGAGGCTTCTTAGCATGACCCTGCATAAGACCAGTACCATCTGTAAACCATCATACAGAACCATGTGGCAAGCTTATGAAATACAGAAATAGTAACTGTTGCATATGTAAGAGCACGTAGGTCGACCATATGAAAATAGCTTTATTATATTTTAATGAAATATACTTCAACgatgcatatttttttaatttattggTGGTACATTTTTATTCAAAATAATGGTCAAGATTTTGATTACAGAATGTGAGCATTATCAATGCGACCTATGTTTAGTGACAGGGAGTTACACAGAAACAAATCACTTAATACTGGAAGAAACAGTGCATGCATAGCATCAAGCATCTTTTAGTTGAATTACACCGATTACATAATAGCCCTTGCCATTAAAAGAAATGGTGCAAGCACAGTACTTTGCACTTTAAGAGCCAAATGTTGTGTGGATATAGGACAACTAATATCAATTGAGAAAACAAGATTCAGATGTACGATGAAAAAACTAAGTCATTTGACTATTTGAGTGGCCAGGCAGGGGAGTAGATCCGTGGATAATTGTGCACAGTGCACTTGATTTGCCTTTATgctaatatatatttattatcagCAAGCTACAACTGCATACCTCAGCTACTTCAATCTCCTTGTCCCAAATGATCTTCTCTAGGATGTTGCGAGGTGCCCCCAGCTCCTCCTCAATCACCTTCAAGGAGGCAGTGGGGCGGCAGTGCCTGCGGATGCGGATCCCCTGGCTAGCTGCAATGTCGTTGACCGACTTGCCGTTCTCCCATTGGACCAGCTCCGTTGCGTTCAACATATCGTCCTGTGCCAGCACCTCAAGAATTGAGTCCTAAATAAGCCACAAAAAATTGTCACAAACAAGAGGAACGCGcctaaaacaaaagaaaagcatatTAAAAAAGTCTTTATCCGCAAGAGTTGACCTGCAGATAAACGAATCGGCATTCAAGAAGGGGTAGGTGAATTGAGGGGTGTATTGTCGTATTGAGTTTGTGATTAGTGGTAGTATTTTCAGGCCCAAACGTAAGCACGACTAGAAACGAACATCGTGCTTAGGAAATGGGGAAAGGAAATACGAAATGGTACCAAGAAAACACGAAACCACCACGGATTACCCACAAGATCAGAGCGGAGAGACCAAACAAACCCTTGAACAGCAGGACGTACCTTGGGGCCGACGCggagcgggcgggcgcgggcgtggaCGCCGGCGAGGGTGGCGACGCGCGAGGACCGGGGGAAACAGCCTCTggtgccagcggcggcggcggcgaaggaagACCTAACGGATGGCGAGGCGAGGAGGGACTCCATCACGTGCAGCACGAGGAGGGTGGGGTAGGTGGTGGGATGAGGGGGCCCGACGGTGCGGCTCTAGTCGCAGGGGCTTTCCGCCTTATAGGATGGTGGAGGCGGCCGGAGCGGCAACAACGGTCCGCGGCGGGTGCTGACGGGCTCTAGGAGCGTGGAAGATGCTGTGATCCGAAAGCGAAACAAGATCGCGGATCCGCCACGAGGAACACATGTCCCAGACTGGACACAGCCACACACACAGCTGCCTTCGTATTTTCTATTCAAGTATGCTAAACTAGTAgtaattaaattaattaatcCATACTTTTAAAAATGGTACTCCCTATGGATCAAAGGTCTCACAGGAAGGCTAATAATTTACTccactatcatgaaatatagcCATTTTGTTTGGTCATAAGTCAAACTAgttaagtttgatcaaatttatagaataGAGTATTAACATCAAACACatcaaataagtaaattatgaaaatatatcttATAATGGACTGTAATTATGTTTATATGATATCCTAAAGATCATTATCTTTTTCTATGAatttgattaaatttaaaaCAATTTGATTTAGGATAAAATCAAATTGTCTTGTATTTTAGAACGTAGGGACGAGTGAGATGCTGGTTATATACCATTGTCATGTCATCTTGAGCCAATCTAATAGTCAACACATAAATAGTCGGCTACAAGTCTCTGCCATTAATAATAGGTCCATCTCCCTAATCTTATTGAGGAAATTTCGTATTTgacactagaagatgacttAATTCCTTCCTTAGTCCTGAAAAATTTGTTGTCCCTTATATGACACCGAgttctaactttcattccttatttgacattttcGTCACTTTTGTTAGTTAAGTTGGATAAAACGACCatcaaatcacctccaaaattTATGAAACTTTTTATGGTCAATTACTAAATGAAGGTAAATCCATGTTGCTTAAAATTGCATATGTACCTTTTGTagttttcaaattaaaattcatcaaattctactacttttgaagcatatttgaatttttatggcaccaaaatactttccaaaaattatggaaaaaCTACTAATATACTGCAGATGAGATGTAGttatttataaattattttcCATCATGAGTTACATAGAAAATTATGAGGTTCTTCTAATATTTCTCGAACTTTGGGTTTTTCATAATTATCTATGCAACTtatactagaaaataatttaataagtTATATATGATGTGAgaaatattatttatttttctataattttttagAACTACTTTGGTGCCTTTAAAATTTAGATAATTTGTAAAAGTAGCCTAATTttgtgaattttaattttaaaatcataaaaatacACGTGTGTTTTTAAGAACATGGGGTTcatcttcatttattttatcgCTACAAAgagtttcatgaattttggaggtgatttaaTGGTTGTTTTATCCGACTTAACTAACAAAAGTGATGAAAATGTTAAATAAGAAATGAAAGTTAGAACTCAGTGTCATATAAAAGATAAGAAATTTTTCAAGGTCACGGAAGGAATTAAGTTATCTTCTAgtatcaaataaggaatttcctcaatCTTATTCCCTAACTAAATTTATTGAAGTTTGTGTTACAGCCGGCAGTATACTTTCAcccctttttttctctctatgAGTCAACATGTCTCTCTTCTATTCATCACAAAATGTAATGTGGCACTCTGTACAGAATCTTATTATGCTTAGCTCTAAGGTCCGTCACAGACGAGCTGCAAACAATGGCGCTCCTCATGGATGTGTAGAGGAGGGATGGCTGCTACTCCTCTGCCtagatttgatatttttttcacGACCGTGCCTTAGAACATATTTCATTAAGAGGAAAAGAAACAAATACAAGATTAAGCAGTGTCATCTAGAGGTGATGACCTGGGTCCTATTACCTAAGCACCATAGAGCGACCTAGAGCAGAATTAGTATCCGGACCAGACATAGCAAAAGGAGCCAGGCCACTAAAATGAGCGGCGACCCAAACGGAAGCTTCTTCAGTAATCGCCTGCACCAGCTGCACCACATTCCTCATTGTTCTGCTGAAGGTGCGCGCATTGCGTTCCAACCAAATGAACCAAGCAACCAGTGTAACCATAGAATCAAATGTTTTTCTGTCAGCCTTATCCACACGTTTCCTTGATTTCGTCCACCAGGCAGCCAGAGTTTGTTCAGCGGATGATGGAGACAGAGCTTGCCAAGTAACTCGTGAAAGAACCTGGTGCCAGATTTACTTTGTAAAGGAACACCTAATGAGCAAATGATTTATCGTTTCTAATTCTTGTCCACTTAATATGCAGCTATCATTGTCTTGCACGTTATGCTTCTTGCGCCTTGCCACCGTCCAACACTGACCGTGGAGTGCAAGCCACAGAAAGAACTTGCACTTTCCAGGAGCTCGTGTCTTCCAAAGTATCTTTGCTCCAGGTATCCCATGTTGACCAATAAAGAAGGCTATGTAAGCAGTTGATGTTGTGAAACATTGATCCTCAGTCCACTTCCAAAGCACCCTATCCTAAGACCCTTCATTAAGTGTCATCGTTTCCAACTTGTCCGAGATGGTTAGGTAGTCAAGGAGTACTTGTACCGTGAGTGTTCCAAAAATGACCTTCACCCACTTTCCATCTTGTAGAGCCTCATAAACCGTTCACTTTTTACGGATACGTGGGCCAACTACCTGGATTAAGCATGGAGCAATCCCTGCAATAG containing:
- the LOC117861030 gene encoding indole-3-glycerol phosphate synthase, chloroplastic isoform X2 — its product is MESLLASPSVRSSFAAAAAGTRGCFPRSSRVATLAGVHARARPLRVGPKDDMLNATELVQWENGKSVNDIAASQGIRIRRHCRPTASLKVIEEELGAPRNILEKIIWDKEIEVAEGHAKKPLKELIEAAAKAPPSREFYGALEAAYKRNGVPALIAEVKKASPSRGVLRENFNPVEIAKAYEKNGAACLSILTDEKYFQGSFENLEKVRASGVKCPLLCKEFVIDKWQIYNARSKGADAILLIAAVLPDLDIKYFLRICKELGMTALIEVHDEIEMERVLKINGVKLIGINNRSLETFVVDTSNTKMLLEKHGDSIREKGILVVGESGLFTPDDVAYVQNAGVSAVLVGESLVKQEDPGRAIAGLFGKELLH
- the LOC117861030 gene encoding indole-3-glycerol phosphate synthase, chloroplastic isoform X1 produces the protein MESLLASPSVRSSFAAAAAGTRGCFPRSSRVATLAGVHARARPLRVGPKDSILEVLAQDDMLNATELVQWENGKSVNDIAASQGIRIRRHCRPTASLKVIEEELGAPRNILEKIIWDKEIEVAEGHAKKPLKELIEAAAKAPPSREFYGALEAAYKRNGVPALIAEVKKASPSRGVLRENFNPVEIAKAYEKNGAACLSILTDEKYFQGSFENLEKVRASGVKCPLLCKEFVIDKWQIYNARSKGADAILLIAAVLPDLDIKYFLRICKELGMTALIEVHDEIEMERVLKINGVKLIGINNRSLETFVVDTSNTKMLLEKHGDSIREKGILVVGESGLFTPDDVAYVQNAGVSAVLVGESLVKQEDPGRAIAGLFGKELLH